The Bacteroidota bacterium genome includes a region encoding these proteins:
- a CDS encoding carboxypeptidase-like regulatory domain-containing protein: MPIFICFVLSNSLFASRIEGLVSNENNEPLPFCNVYIKNSNYACATNENGFYSLTVEPGNYVVIFQYIGYTKQEISVTITNENKILNVILLEEATALQEVVIRSDKEDPAYAIIRSAIEKRSAHLKEISSFSCEVYIKGLQKFTEAPDKILGVELNTILDVDTNNTGIIYLSESVSNFHFQYPDKTKEVMKASIVSGNDQSFSWNDAASMEMNFYENLETLEGFSQRGFVSPIADNAMFFYEYKLLSSIFDNNHEIYKIKVIPKRKTDPAYSGIIYITDDDYHINGLQLELRKENGLEFLDTFRVEQEYFYSDNEHLSLLSNKFNFNYSLFGIKGNGFFHAFYKDYTINPIFPKNFFTAEVTKIEENSNKKDSIYWSNSRPIKLTSEEQIDYRKKDSLQILKETPAYQDSVDRIFNKFSASDLISGYNYRRSRSDLFISTNPLPEIIQFNTVEGYVVNFRVRLSKEWDSKDVITLIPNIRYAIGADKVFANGSISYMYDQFTRSTISLRGGSNVMQFNESGIIPLVNSFYSLLVEENYLKLYQSQYLEANYSKELFNGFYASFSAGFRDRNYLNNLDIIDSWIDVPDKTFTPNYYPFSDEALNTDMPARISAGISIRYQIKQKYIMQPDEKYILESKYPRLEFSYEKALDDLIENSVRYDKVELSIQDNIKLGLPGNLQYHSSMGLMFGTRNLTAADKFNFAGNETLISRLTIDSYFLLPYYSALSENYYYTAHLQWHTEGFLFRKLPLFKQLKLEPVFTAQYLQSDAINNYFEVAAGIEHIFKIARIDFAYTPFRFDDSYPSEQFRILLGIGF; this comes from the coding sequence ATGCCAATTTTTATCTGTTTCGTATTATCGAATTCTCTTTTCGCTTCGCGGATAGAGGGTTTAGTCAGCAATGAAAACAATGAACCCCTACCCTTTTGTAATGTATATATCAAAAACAGTAATTATGCCTGTGCTACCAATGAAAACGGATTTTATAGTCTTACCGTTGAACCGGGAAATTATGTAGTGATCTTTCAATATATAGGGTATACCAAACAGGAAATTTCAGTAACCATAACAAATGAAAATAAAATACTGAATGTAATTCTTTTGGAGGAAGCAACTGCTCTTCAGGAAGTAGTAATCAGATCCGACAAGGAAGACCCTGCTTATGCAATTATTCGAAGTGCAATAGAAAAAAGATCTGCACATCTGAAGGAGATCTCCTCATTTTCGTGTGAGGTATATATCAAAGGTCTGCAAAAATTTACGGAAGCCCCTGATAAAATTTTAGGAGTTGAACTAAATACAATTCTCGACGTAGATACTAATAATACCGGAATTATTTATTTGTCTGAATCGGTTTCCAATTTTCATTTTCAATATCCCGATAAAACAAAAGAGGTCATGAAGGCTTCCATAGTTAGTGGAAATGATCAAAGTTTCAGTTGGAATGATGCCGCAAGTATGGAAATGAATTTTTATGAAAACCTTGAGACCCTAGAGGGATTTTCTCAACGAGGATTTGTATCTCCCATTGCTGATAATGCAATGTTCTTTTACGAATATAAATTGTTGAGTTCCATTTTTGACAATAATCACGAAATATATAAAATAAAGGTTATTCCAAAACGAAAAACGGATCCTGCATATTCAGGAATAATTTATATAACTGACGATGATTATCATATTAATGGCTTACAACTGGAGTTAAGAAAGGAAAACGGACTTGAATTTCTCGATACTTTCAGAGTGGAACAAGAGTACTTTTATTCTGATAACGAACATCTTTCCTTATTGTCGAATAAATTCAATTTTAATTATTCCCTATTTGGAATTAAAGGAAATGGCTTTTTTCATGCCTTTTATAAGGACTATACGATCAACCCAATATTTCCAAAAAATTTCTTTACTGCAGAGGTCACAAAAATTGAAGAAAATTCAAATAAAAAAGACTCCATTTATTGGAGTAACAGCAGACCAATAAAATTAACTTCAGAAGAACAAATTGATTATCGGAAAAAAGATTCTCTACAAATATTAAAAGAAACGCCGGCATACCAGGATTCGGTTGACAGAATATTTAATAAATTTTCTGCTAGCGATCTTATAAGCGGATATAATTATAGAAGATCGAGATCTGATCTGTTCATTAGCACAAATCCTCTGCCTGAAATAATTCAATTTAATACAGTGGAAGGTTATGTGGTCAACTTTAGAGTCAGACTTTCAAAAGAATGGGATTCTAAGGATGTTATAACATTAATACCAAACATTCGTTATGCAATTGGTGCAGATAAAGTATTTGCAAATGGTTCCATTTCGTATATGTATGATCAATTTACAAGATCAACCATATCGCTGAGAGGTGGTAGCAATGTAATGCAATTTAACGAATCAGGAATAATTCCGCTCGTAAATTCGTTTTACAGTTTACTGGTTGAAGAAAATTATTTGAAATTATACCAATCACAATATCTGGAAGCCAATTATTCAAAGGAGTTGTTTAATGGATTTTATGCCAGTTTCAGTGCAGGATTTCGCGACAGAAATTATCTGAATAACCTCGACATCATTGATTCATGGATTGATGTTCCGGATAAAACCTTTACGCCAAATTATTATCCTTTTTCTGATGAAGCTCTAAATACAGACATGCCGGCGAGAATTTCTGCAGGAATATCTATCAGATATCAGATCAAACAAAAATACATCATGCAACCGGATGAAAAATATATTTTGGAATCCAAGTATCCTCGTCTGGAATTCAGTTATGAAAAAGCGTTGGATGATCTTATTGAAAATTCTGTTCGATATGATAAAGTTGAATTAAGCATACAGGATAATATAAAATTGGGTCTGCCGGGAAATTTGCAATATCACAGTAGTATGGGTTTAATGTTCGGAACAAGGAATTTAACTGCTGCAGATAAATTTAACTTTGCCGGAAACGAGACCTTGATAAGCAGATTAACAATTGATAGTTATTTCCTACTCCCCTATTATTCGGCCCTTTCAGAAAATTATTATTACACGGCGCATCTTCAGTGGCACACCGAAGGATTCTTATTCCGGAAATTACCGCTTTTCAAACAATTAAAATTGGAACCTGTTTTCACCGCGCAGTATTTACAAAGTGATGCGATAAATAATTATTTTGAAGTTGCTGCCGGAATTGAACATATTTTTAAAATTGCCAGGATCGACTTCGCATATACACCATTTCGTTTTGATGATAGTTATCCTTCAGAACAATTTAGAATTTTATTGGGAATCGGATTTTAA